From Nicotiana tabacum cultivar K326 chromosome 20, ASM71507v2, whole genome shotgun sequence, one genomic window encodes:
- the LOC107826366 gene encoding amino-acid permease BAT1 homolog isoform X3, which yields MGVEVEKAEIDSGHARLHELGYKQELNRNLSFNIVGQWAVTASVDFSLAQLVQVIILLSTGGLNGGGYQGSKYVVIALHGGILLLHAILNSLPISWLSFFGQLAAAWNVLGVFLLMILIPMVATERASAKFVFTNFNTDNGDGINNNLYIFVLGLLMSQYTLTGYDASAHMTEETKNADKNGPKGIVSAIGISVLAGWAYILGITFAVTDIPHLLNKNNDSGGYAIAQIFYDAFKSRYGSGTGGIVCLGIIAVAVFFCGMSSLTSNSRMAYAFSRDGAMPYSSFWHKVNKQEVPLNAVWMSAFIAFCMALTSLGSLVAFQAMTSIATIGLYIAYALPILFRVTLARKSFTPGPFNLGNYGLVVGWVAIFWVALISVLFSLPVAYPITDQTLNYTPVAVGGLLILVVSSWIFSARHWFKGPITNIGNSSEEA from the exons ATGGGTGTCGAAGTGGAAAAAGCAGAAATTGATTCAGGCCATGCACGTCTTCACGAGCTAGGATACAAACAAGAACTCAACCGCAATCTTTC GTTTAACATTGTTGGTCAG TGGGCTGTCACAGCAAGTGTAGACTTTTCACTGGCACAGTTAGTTCAGGTGATAATTCTCCTTAGCACCGGTGGATTAAATGGAGGTGGATACCAAGGCTCTAAATACGTTGTTATCGCACTCCACGGCGGAATTCTGCTTTTACATGCTATATTAAACAGTCTTCCTATCTCATGGTTGTCCTTCTTTGGACAACTAGCCGCTGCATGGAATGTTTTAG GTGTCTTTCTTCTTATGATTTTGATCCCAATGGTCGCCACAGAAAGAGCCAGTGCTAAATTTGTGTTTACTAATTTCAATACTGACAATGGAGATGGAATTAACAATAACCTCTACATCTTCGTCCTCGGACTTCTCATGAGCCAGTATACGTTGACAGGTTATGACGCTTCTGCCCATATG ACAGAAGAAACGAAAAATGCAGATAAGAATGGGCCAAAAGGAATTGTAAGTGCTATTGGCATATCAGTTCTTGCTGGCTGGGCTTACATACTTGGTATAACCTTTGCAGTTACAGATATCCCGCATCTGTTGAATAAAAACAATGATTCTGGCGGTTATGCTATTGCGCAAATCTTTTATGATGCGTTCAAGAGTAGATACGGTAGTGGTACTGGTGGAATCGTTTGCTTAGGTATAATTGCTGTTGCCGTATTCTTTTGTGGCATGAGCTCACTAACTAGCAACTCAAG GATGGCTTATGCATTCTCCAGAGATGGAGCGATGCCATATTCGTCGTTCTGGCATAAAGTAAACAAGCAGGAGGTTCCGCTCAATGCAGTCTGGATGTCGGCCTTCATAGCATTTTGCATGGCATTGACG TCTCTTGGAAGCTTGGTAGCATTTCAAGCGATGACATCAATAGCAACAATCGGGCTCTATATTGCTTATGCCTTGCCAATCCTATTTCGAGTGACTCTAGCTCGAAAGTCTTTCACTCCAGGTCCTTTTAACCTGGGAAACTACGGGCTCGTTGTAGGTTGGGTTGCAATATTTTGGGTCGCGCTCATTTCTGTACTCTTCTCTTTGCCCGTTGCCTATCCTATTACAGATCAAACTCTCAACTATACTCCTGTCGCGGTCGGTGGCCTTCTCATTCTTGTTGTTTCTTCATGGATCTTCAGTGCTAGACATTGGTTTAAAGGTCCTATTACTAATATAGGAAACTCTAGTGAGGAAGCATAG
- the LOC107826366 gene encoding amino-acid permease BAT1 homolog isoform X2, translated as MGVEVEKAEIDSGHARLHELGYKQELNRNLSVLSNFAFSFSVVSVLTGLNTLMGTGLNFGGPISYVYGWLIAGAFTMFVGLSMAEICSSYPTSGGLYYWSAKLAGPSWAPFASWITGWFNIVGQWAVTASVDFSLAQLVQVIILLSTGGLNGGGYQGSKYVVIALHGGILLLHAILNSLPISWLSFFGQLAAAWNVLGVFLLMILIPMVATERASAKFVFTNFNTDNGDGINNNLYIFVLGLLMSQYTLTGYDASAHMTEETKNADKNGPKGIVSAIGISVLAGWAYILGITFAVTDIPHLLNKNNDSGGYAIAQIFYDAFKSRYGSGTGGIVCLGIIAVAVFFCGMSSLTSNSRMAYAFSRDGAMPYSSFWHKVNKQEVPLNAVWMSAFIAFCMALTSLGSLVAFQAMTSIATIGLYIAYALPILFRVTLARKSFTPGPFNLGNYGLVVGWVAIFWVALISVLFSLPVAYPITDQTLNYTPVAVGGLLILVVSSWIFSARHWFKGPITNIGNSSEEA; from the exons ATGGGTGTCGAAGTGGAAAAAGCAGAAATTGATTCAGGCCATGCACGTCTTCACGAGCTAGGATACAAACAAGAACTCAACCGCAATCTTTC ggTGTTATCGAATTTTGCGTTTTCGTTTTCTGTTGTATCAGTGCTTACTGGTTTGAACACATTGATGGGAACTGGTTTGAATTTTGGTGGGCCAATTTCTTATGTTTATGGATGGCTAATTGCTGGTGCTTTTACTATGTTTGTTGGATTATCAATGGCTGAGATTTGTTCTTCTTATCCTACTTCTGGGGGTCTTTATTATTGGAGTGCTAAGCTTGCTGGTCCAAGTTGGGCACCTTTTGCTTCTTGGATCACTGGctg GTTTAACATTGTTGGTCAG TGGGCTGTCACAGCAAGTGTAGACTTTTCACTGGCACAGTTAGTTCAGGTGATAATTCTCCTTAGCACCGGTGGATTAAATGGAGGTGGATACCAAGGCTCTAAATACGTTGTTATCGCACTCCACGGCGGAATTCTGCTTTTACATGCTATATTAAACAGTCTTCCTATCTCATGGTTGTCCTTCTTTGGACAACTAGCCGCTGCATGGAATGTTTTAG GTGTCTTTCTTCTTATGATTTTGATCCCAATGGTCGCCACAGAAAGAGCCAGTGCTAAATTTGTGTTTACTAATTTCAATACTGACAATGGAGATGGAATTAACAATAACCTCTACATCTTCGTCCTCGGACTTCTCATGAGCCAGTATACGTTGACAGGTTATGACGCTTCTGCCCATATG ACAGAAGAAACGAAAAATGCAGATAAGAATGGGCCAAAAGGAATTGTAAGTGCTATTGGCATATCAGTTCTTGCTGGCTGGGCTTACATACTTGGTATAACCTTTGCAGTTACAGATATCCCGCATCTGTTGAATAAAAACAATGATTCTGGCGGTTATGCTATTGCGCAAATCTTTTATGATGCGTTCAAGAGTAGATACGGTAGTGGTACTGGTGGAATCGTTTGCTTAGGTATAATTGCTGTTGCCGTATTCTTTTGTGGCATGAGCTCACTAACTAGCAACTCAAG GATGGCTTATGCATTCTCCAGAGATGGAGCGATGCCATATTCGTCGTTCTGGCATAAAGTAAACAAGCAGGAGGTTCCGCTCAATGCAGTCTGGATGTCGGCCTTCATAGCATTTTGCATGGCATTGACG TCTCTTGGAAGCTTGGTAGCATTTCAAGCGATGACATCAATAGCAACAATCGGGCTCTATATTGCTTATGCCTTGCCAATCCTATTTCGAGTGACTCTAGCTCGAAAGTCTTTCACTCCAGGTCCTTTTAACCTGGGAAACTACGGGCTCGTTGTAGGTTGGGTTGCAATATTTTGGGTCGCGCTCATTTCTGTACTCTTCTCTTTGCCCGTTGCCTATCCTATTACAGATCAAACTCTCAACTATACTCCTGTCGCGGTCGGTGGCCTTCTCATTCTTGTTGTTTCTTCATGGATCTTCAGTGCTAGACATTGGTTTAAAGGTCCTATTACTAATATAGGAAACTCTAGTGAGGAAGCATAG